From Haloterrigena salifodinae, the proteins below share one genomic window:
- the gfo6 gene encoding D-xylose 1-dehydrogenase Gfo6: protein MIDWIDSYEDRTWQTTDDGTVRYALIGLGWWTIDVALPAIESSDLGEVTVLVSSSTEKASRLAEENDVPEGISYDEFHDGAASDEYDAVYIGTPNAYHLEYAETAAELDKAILCEKPMESTVERAESLVETCESADVPLMIAYRMHTDPAVQRARELIADGFIGEPVSVYGHNSQPLLEMIPDPDQWRLDPDLSGYGTSVMDLGIYSINTTRFLLRRDPVSVQSQMVSNHEAFDDVPDERSSSLFVFEDDVQMISTSSQHAHEDTHLKITGTEGQIDLRPAFHGKCSLHLSRGDISVTIDHESFDAEREMEEEFDYFADRLLGDAEIYPDGRHGLQDMRIIEAVHESAERGEPVDIE, encoded by the coding sequence GATTGGATCGATAGTTACGAAGACCGCACGTGGCAAACGACCGACGATGGAACCGTCAGATACGCCCTCATCGGACTGGGCTGGTGGACGATCGACGTCGCGCTTCCGGCGATCGAATCCTCCGATCTGGGCGAGGTCACGGTCCTCGTCAGCAGTTCGACGGAGAAGGCCTCACGGCTCGCCGAGGAGAACGACGTTCCGGAGGGGATCAGCTACGACGAGTTCCACGACGGCGCGGCCAGCGACGAGTACGACGCCGTCTACATCGGGACACCGAACGCCTATCACCTCGAGTACGCCGAGACCGCGGCCGAACTGGATAAGGCGATTCTCTGCGAGAAACCGATGGAATCGACTGTCGAGCGCGCCGAGTCGCTGGTCGAGACCTGCGAGTCGGCTGACGTGCCGCTGATGATCGCCTACCGGATGCACACCGATCCGGCGGTCCAGCGGGCGCGCGAGCTGATCGCGGACGGGTTCATCGGCGAGCCGGTATCGGTCTACGGGCACAACAGCCAGCCGCTGCTCGAGATGATCCCCGATCCGGACCAGTGGCGCCTCGATCCCGACCTGAGCGGGTACGGGACGTCGGTGATGGATCTCGGCATCTACTCGATCAACACGACCAGATTCCTGCTCCGCCGGGATCCCGTCAGCGTGCAGTCCCAGATGGTCTCGAACCACGAGGCGTTCGACGACGTACCAGACGAGCGCTCCTCGTCGCTGTTCGTCTTCGAGGACGACGTCCAGATGATCTCGACGTCGAGCCAGCACGCCCACGAGGACACCCACCTCAAGATCACGGGCACGGAGGGACAGATCGATCTTCGGCCCGCCTTCCACGGCAAGTGTTCGCTGCACCTCTCGCGGGGCGACATCTCGGTCACGATCGACCACGAGAGCTTCGACGCCGAACGCGAGATGGAAGAGGAGTTCGACTACTTCGCCGACCGACTCCTCGGCGACGCCGAGATCTACCCCGACGGCCGTCACGGCCTACAGGACATGCGGATCATCGAAGCCGTCCACGAGTCCGCCGAGCGGGGCGAACCGGTCGACATCGAGTGA
- a CDS encoding family 43 glycosylhydrolase has translation MVDSHDHAGLNRRNVLKTIGAGALGAGVVATSGTTVADESSTHYHNPVGPVGFGDVTVIQAGDGTYYAYGTETPEDIVPIATSDDLVNWTYIDSAFDSYPDWRDDPDAGVWAPDINYYNGQYYLYYSYSTWGSQNNPGIGVATSDTPDGPFEDHGPVFRAEDLGMTNCIDSEFRVVDGTPYIVWGSFYGFYGVELTNDGMDYVPGTTFHLAGDNREGPMVIEENGYYYLFYSTGHCCEGYDSTYEVEVGRSESFFGPYYNQNGTDLRDLNEHRSGVSVLNGTDEFTGPGHNTAIRDENGDWWMLYHVEATADRETRTMMIDRIQWENGWPVVACDGTPSTQSPMPSTGYYDCGNVTSGIGISEGTYAITNVNSGKRLEVAGAGTSDGDNVQQYVDTGHACQQWDVVETDDHETFHLRNVNSGKLMEVAGADTSDGATVQQYADTGNATQDWHIIDNGDGTYRIENANSGKVAEVDGASTDDGADVIQWSWNGGANQRWTFDLV, from the coding sequence ATGGTTGATAGTCATGATCACGCAGGATTGAATCGACGAAACGTGTTGAAGACGATCGGCGCCGGTGCGCTCGGCGCGGGCGTCGTCGCGACGAGCGGGACGACGGTCGCCGACGAGAGTTCGACTCATTACCACAATCCGGTCGGGCCAGTCGGGTTCGGCGACGTGACCGTCATTCAGGCCGGCGACGGCACCTACTATGCGTACGGGACCGAGACGCCCGAGGACATCGTTCCGATAGCGACTTCGGACGACCTAGTGAACTGGACGTACATCGATTCGGCGTTCGACAGCTACCCCGACTGGCGGGACGATCCGGACGCGGGGGTCTGGGCGCCCGACATCAACTACTACAACGGCCAGTACTACCTCTACTACTCCTACTCGACGTGGGGGAGTCAGAACAACCCCGGGATCGGCGTCGCGACCTCGGACACGCCGGACGGCCCGTTCGAGGACCACGGACCGGTGTTCAGGGCCGAAGATCTCGGGATGACCAACTGCATCGATTCGGAGTTCCGCGTCGTCGACGGAACCCCCTACATCGTCTGGGGGAGTTTCTACGGGTTCTACGGCGTCGAACTCACGAACGACGGGATGGATTACGTCCCGGGGACGACGTTCCATCTGGCCGGTGACAACCGCGAAGGTCCGATGGTCATCGAGGAGAACGGCTACTACTACCTGTTCTACTCGACCGGCCACTGCTGTGAGGGGTACGACAGTACCTACGAGGTCGAAGTGGGCCGCTCCGAGTCGTTCTTCGGTCCCTACTACAACCAGAACGGGACCGACCTGCGCGACCTGAACGAGCACCGAAGCGGCGTGTCGGTCCTCAACGGAACGGACGAGTTCACCGGTCCGGGTCACAACACCGCGATTCGGGACGAGAACGGCGACTGGTGGATGCTCTACCACGTCGAGGCCACGGCGGACCGGGAGACACGAACCATGATGATCGATCGAATCCAGTGGGAGAACGGCTGGCCGGTCGTCGCCTGCGACGGGACACCGAGCACGCAGAGCCCGATGCCGAGCACCGGCTACTACGACTGCGGCAACGTCACCAGCGGTATCGGAATCAGCGAAGGAACCTACGCGATCACGAACGTCAACAGCGGCAAGCGCCTCGAGGTCGCCGGCGCCGGGACGAGCGACGGCGATAACGTCCAGCAGTACGTCGATACCGGCCACGCCTGTCAGCAGTGGGACGTGGTCGAGACGGACGACCACGAGACGTTCCACCTTCGAAACGTCAACAGCGGCAAGCTCATGGAAGTAGCCGGCGCCGACACGAGCGACGGGGCGACCGTCCAGCAGTACGCCGACACCGGGAACGCGACCCAGGACTGGCACATTATCGACAACGGCGACGGCACCTACCGCATCGAGAACGCGAACAGCGGAAAGGTCGCCGAGGTCGACGGCGCGTCGACCGACGACGGCGCCGACGTCATCCAGTGGTCGTGGAACGGCGGCGCGAACCAGCGGTGGACGTTCGATCTGGTGTAA
- a CDS encoding alpha-L-arabinofuranosidase, with amino-acid sequence MVRGNNHRSAGSRTDADDSSGIVSRRRFLTLQSMIVAGAATGTAAADSHTKSGEGIQNTVSLDLSERTEETVSDQLFGRLCEHYESGTIYPGVYSEHVKNNSFYPRTWSEDDHFGPKTRFDPDSIARHENVPFPWEPIDGSGVSFEQPEGGVAAVDTTNYQRISLEDARGGISQKIVLPDFRTLGYDLSVSVRGDGLESVTAAITTLDGETLATADVDVTDDWTRHELALELSEASGDQYVAGSVANVDTPYGEYVLEFTAEGSGRVDLDWIMLAADDAINGKFNPSTVELMREQNATWLKWPGGNFTSQYNWRDGIGPLEERPMRFNHAWGGVDPNYFGIDEYLELCEIADLTPRLTVGWWDNPGEWASERQILPEDAADWVEYCNGSAGTEMGALRAENGHPEPYDVEHWEVGNEVWGPWQRGHTADPSEYASGSEERIGFNEYYDAMMATDDSITILADGMDPGYDEAETPDPDEWNSTLFEESGDRLDGLDLHRYNWGIEDQDARDAWFDENDADAIDYNEVLVMFPTQFGALMDDLSAEAADAGIEDFRINVGEYGLFPSVDEGDPYPGPETMPGGSYIAGMLNSFIRQSETVVEASQTWVPVRMFPPEFTDAPSDPNPLAPAGSVFGLYSAVFETNAEWHAIETEIDGDGRDIPDTGPRIDPMADVPYVDAAAMQNKRGKELCVFLTNRNLRERGKVTIELPEKYAGKSVAITRHRATASERPLPHEFQESWEEPDVYEVVQSIERVDRDGSLTLEVEPASVVRLLVDNDHGRPATFGNDGVWSGLNGSDDDRHRPGEGVDCGR; translated from the coding sequence ATGGTTCGTGGTAACAACCACAGATCCGCTGGCAGTCGTACCGACGCCGATGACAGTAGCGGGATCGTCTCCCGTCGACGCTTCCTGACGCTCCAGTCGATGATCGTGGCCGGTGCCGCGACCGGAACGGCGGCGGCCGATTCCCACACCAAGTCCGGCGAGGGAATTCAGAACACCGTCTCGCTGGATCTTTCGGAACGAACCGAAGAAACGGTTTCCGACCAGTTGTTCGGCCGGCTCTGCGAGCACTACGAGTCGGGGACGATCTACCCCGGCGTTTACTCCGAGCACGTCAAGAACAACTCGTTCTATCCCAGAACGTGGTCGGAAGACGATCACTTCGGCCCGAAGACGCGCTTCGATCCCGACTCGATCGCCCGCCACGAGAACGTCCCGTTCCCGTGGGAACCCATCGACGGCTCCGGCGTCTCCTTCGAGCAGCCCGAGGGCGGCGTCGCCGCCGTCGATACGACGAATTACCAGCGGATTTCCCTCGAGGATGCCCGCGGGGGAATCTCACAGAAGATCGTCCTCCCGGACTTCCGCACGCTGGGCTACGATCTCTCCGTCTCGGTGCGCGGTGACGGTCTCGAGTCGGTCACCGCCGCCATCACGACGCTTGACGGCGAAACTCTCGCGACCGCCGACGTCGACGTCACCGACGACTGGACCCGCCACGAACTCGCGCTCGAACTGAGCGAGGCCAGCGGCGATCAGTACGTCGCCGGCTCGGTCGCGAACGTCGACACTCCCTACGGGGAGTACGTCCTCGAGTTCACCGCCGAGGGGAGCGGCCGCGTCGATCTCGACTGGATCATGCTCGCGGCCGACGACGCGATCAACGGCAAGTTCAACCCGTCGACCGTCGAGTTGATGCGCGAGCAGAACGCGACCTGGTTGAAGTGGCCCGGCGGGAACTTCACGAGCCAGTACAACTGGCGCGACGGTATCGGCCCGCTCGAGGAACGGCCAATGCGGTTCAATCACGCGTGGGGTGGCGTCGATCCGAACTACTTCGGCATCGACGAGTACCTCGAGCTGTGTGAGATCGCAGATCTCACGCCGCGACTGACCGTCGGCTGGTGGGATAATCCGGGCGAATGGGCCTCCGAGAGACAGATCCTCCCCGAGGACGCCGCCGACTGGGTCGAGTACTGTAACGGGTCGGCGGGGACGGAGATGGGCGCGCTGCGCGCCGAGAACGGTCACCCGGAGCCGTACGACGTCGAACACTGGGAGGTCGGTAACGAGGTGTGGGGGCCGTGGCAGCGCGGCCACACGGCCGATCCCTCGGAGTACGCGAGCGGCTCCGAGGAGCGGATCGGGTTCAACGAGTACTACGACGCGATGATGGCGACCGACGACTCGATCACGATCCTCGCGGACGGGATGGATCCGGGCTACGACGAAGCGGAGACGCCGGATCCCGACGAGTGGAACAGCACGCTGTTCGAGGAGTCGGGCGACCGCCTCGACGGACTGGACCTGCACCGCTACAACTGGGGCATCGAGGACCAGGACGCGAGGGACGCGTGGTTTGACGAGAACGACGCGGACGCCATCGACTACAACGAGGTACTGGTCATGTTCCCGACGCAGTTCGGGGCGTTGATGGACGACCTCAGCGCCGAAGCCGCCGACGCGGGGATCGAGGACTTCCGGATCAACGTCGGCGAGTACGGACTCTTCCCGTCGGTCGACGAGGGCGATCCGTACCCCGGCCCGGAGACGATGCCGGGAGGCTCCTATATCGCGGGCATGCTCAACTCGTTCATCCGGCAAAGCGAGACGGTCGTCGAGGCGTCCCAGACGTGGGTGCCCGTGCGCATGTTCCCGCCGGAGTTCACCGATGCGCCGTCGGATCCGAACCCGCTGGCGCCGGCGGGATCGGTGTTCGGCCTCTACTCGGCAGTGTTCGAAACCAACGCCGAGTGGCACGCGATCGAGACCGAGATCGACGGCGACGGCCGGGACATTCCCGACACCGGCCCGCGCATCGACCCCATGGCGGACGTCCCCTACGTCGACGCCGCCGCCATGCAGAACAAGCGGGGCAAGGAGTTGTGCGTCTTCCTCACGAATCGGAACCTCCGGGAGCGCGGCAAGGTCACGATCGAGCTCCCCGAGAAATACGCCGGTAAGTCCGTGGCGATCACGCGCCACCGGGCGACCGCGTCCGAGCGACCGCTGCCACACGAGTTCCAGGAGTCGTGGGAAGAACCGGACGTCTACGAAGTGGTCCAGTCCATCGAACGCGTCGACCGCGACGGCTCCCTCACGCTCGAGGTCGAGCCCGCGTCGGTCGTCCGACTCCTCGTCGACAACGACCACGGCCGTCCCGCGACGTTCGGCAACGACGGCGTGTGGTCTGGCCTCAACGGCAGCGACGATGACCGCCATCGGCCGGGCGAGGGAGTGGACTGCGGTCGATAG
- a CDS encoding SDR family NAD(P)-dependent oxidoreductase: MGKITYDFSDETVIVTGGTSGIGREVARRFGEAGATVIVADIREEPKEDGESAPTHELVEDNGGRAEFVETDVSDPEDVGAVVEAAREFGGVDVMVNNAGIYREASLIETDADAFDQVFAINVRGVFAGCRAAARDMLEREEPGSIVNTASISSEYAQVGHSMYDASKGAVMMLTRVAALELARHDIRVNAVAPGIIETTFGAGNPDFDRELGDGFILNDADLPDLNAQGIDPEIPMGHMGTPEDLAGSYLFLASDEASYVTGHLLYVDGGYQIL; the protein is encoded by the coding sequence ATGGGAAAAATCACGTACGACTTCTCCGACGAGACCGTGATCGTGACCGGCGGAACGTCCGGTATCGGCCGCGAAGTCGCTCGCCGATTCGGCGAGGCCGGCGCGACGGTGATCGTCGCAGACATCCGCGAAGAACCGAAGGAGGACGGCGAGTCGGCGCCGACCCACGAACTCGTCGAGGACAACGGCGGCCGAGCCGAGTTCGTCGAGACCGACGTCTCCGATCCGGAGGACGTCGGCGCGGTCGTCGAGGCCGCCAGGGAGTTCGGCGGCGTCGACGTGATGGTCAACAACGCCGGCATCTACCGCGAGGCGTCGCTCATCGAAACCGACGCCGACGCGTTCGATCAGGTGTTCGCGATCAACGTCCGCGGCGTCTTCGCCGGCTGTCGGGCGGCGGCTCGAGACATGCTCGAACGGGAGGAGCCGGGCTCGATCGTGAACACGGCCTCGATCAGCTCCGAGTACGCACAGGTCGGCCACTCGATGTACGACGCCTCGAAGGGCGCGGTCATGATGCTCACCCGCGTTGCAGCGCTCGAGCTCGCCCGCCACGACATCCGGGTCAACGCCGTCGCCCCGGGGATCATCGAAACGACGTTCGGCGCCGGCAACCCCGATTTCGACCGGGAGCTCGGCGACGGGTTCATCCTCAACGACGCCGACCTCCCGGATCTCAACGCCCAGGGGATCGATCCCGAGATTCCGATGGGCCACATGGGGACTCCCGAAGACCTCGCGGGGTCGTACCTGTTCCTCGCCTCCGACGAGGCTAGCTACGTCACCGGCCATCTCCTGTACGTAGATGGCGGCTACCAGATCCTGTAA
- a CDS encoding sialidase family protein gives MTIDGNRTGNALYTPPPDAPGVGAMYPRVVRLDCDDAEGETLLATFEQYGTGDDESEQPYFPLYRSEDGGRTWSRFSEIRDTQNGWGLRFQPTLFELPESIGPWSAGTILAAGNAIPEDRSRTKIDVYASEDGGRNWSYVSTVATGGKAVPRVGATPVWEPEFAIDADGDLVCYFADERHREEGYNQLVGHRVSGDGGQTWGEETFDAAIPDGEQRPGMPVVTKLPDSRYAMVFEIVGPKYEGGIFIKTSPDGRDWGDPADIGFPVQTEEGYQLTNGPYITWTPAGSDEETVLVSGKTLRDSDGNQAPGSGRTLLATTDFSEFDSWEAVSAPLQFEDAIDVGHETVGWTTPLLPSPDGDRLLQLTSTSVEGERCEISYAAESLEF, from the coding sequence ATGACGATCGACGGGAACCGAACCGGGAACGCGCTCTACACGCCGCCGCCGGACGCTCCTGGCGTCGGTGCGATGTACCCTCGCGTCGTTCGCTTGGACTGCGACGACGCCGAGGGCGAGACGCTGCTCGCGACCTTCGAGCAGTACGGGACCGGCGACGACGAGTCGGAGCAGCCGTACTTCCCGCTCTACCGCAGCGAAGACGGCGGTCGAACGTGGTCGCGGTTCTCCGAGATCCGTGACACGCAGAACGGGTGGGGGCTCCGGTTCCAGCCGACGCTGTTCGAACTCCCCGAGTCGATCGGGCCCTGGTCGGCGGGGACGATACTGGCCGCGGGGAACGCCATCCCGGAGGACCGATCGCGGACGAAAATCGACGTCTACGCGAGCGAGGACGGCGGCCGGAACTGGTCATACGTGAGCACGGTCGCGACGGGCGGGAAAGCCGTCCCGCGGGTCGGCGCGACGCCGGTCTGGGAGCCCGAGTTCGCGATTGACGCCGACGGGGACCTCGTCTGCTACTTCGCCGACGAACGACACCGCGAGGAGGGATACAACCAACTCGTCGGCCACCGGGTCTCCGGCGACGGCGGCCAAACGTGGGGCGAGGAGACGTTCGACGCGGCGATACCCGACGGCGAGCAGCGCCCGGGCATGCCCGTCGTGACGAAACTCCCCGACAGCCGCTACGCGATGGTCTTCGAGATCGTCGGGCCGAAATACGAGGGCGGGATCTTCATCAAGACGTCGCCGGACGGCCGCGACTGGGGCGATCCGGCCGATATCGGCTTCCCGGTGCAGACAGAAGAGGGGTACCAGCTCACGAACGGTCCCTACATCACGTGGACGCCCGCCGGCAGCGACGAGGAGACCGTGCTCGTCTCGGGGAAGACCCTGCGCGATTCGGACGGGAACCAGGCTCCCGGAAGCGGCCGGACGCTCCTCGCAACGACCGATTTCTCTGAATTCGACTCGTGGGAGGCTGTGTCCGCGCCGCTCCAGTTCGAGGACGCGATCGACGTCGGCCACGAGACAGTCGGGTGGACGACGCCGTTACTGCCGTCGCCGGACGGTGACCGGCTCCTGCAGCTGACCTCGACGTCTGTCGAGGGTGAACGCTGCGAGATCAGCTACGCCGCCGAGTCGCTCGAGTTCTGA
- a CDS encoding glycoside hydrolase family 2 protein has product MTASYRETRTLNGLWEFVTDPASNGRAAGWDAPDATWPDRRCTVDVPHSWQEHDEYREYTGSAWYRRYTALPRSDGDRTILRFGAVDYEATVWVNGERVGEHRGGYLPFELDITEAVTDGEDAVVVAVTDPEDISELPHGKQGAPWYQRVSGIWQDVAVATVPTRRVTDVRATPNLEDDTVRIDLEAAPEGADGLTAAVTIERDEAVVAKSDVDVDAGSGTAVLAIDDPEYWTPETPVLYDIVVELSHDGAVVDRDEDYFGMRSVESCDGRLYLNGDPLSVRGALDQGYYPETLYRPFDNDVFEAEIRTAKDLGFNLLRKHIKPAHPDFLELADRLGILVWEEPANPTVHTDRSRREVREQIKGMIDRDYNRPSVIIWSLYNEEWGIGNPQGLDDETSLWVDEAKQRYLAELYESTRKRDPTRLICDNSGWAHVATDVNDYHRYFVSPDRAAAWEDDLESMASDPAANYGATETDPADAPRIVSEFGTWGMCDLPAIEEYYGGEPPWLDYEFFDDPIKRPAGASDRFEESALSDAFEDWSAMAEAWQRREFRSIKDVIERMRTREDVAGYVLTEFSDIEWEFNGVLDYRREEKAFHDDFARINDAVLVSVEPDAHAVSSGGRLTADVVVSNDTTDAVEGSLEWSVFGASGTVDVALDGFGVERVENAITVDVPSVDGVHEDELTVSLPSAPTNGEPITVVPDPDSSVDGETTVYTDAEGLADGLAETGFEVVSSLDETVDVSLVVRPDAAVRAYVESGGTAVLIPDESGHMADEEFFEYRSLPEDESWNLVASLFYCADETLAEYVGTVPGWELDGLYPYDVVADVSAGDVSIGYVEGWIANRSAAIAVREVGDGRVGAFTFRITDAYGAQPVGTAALAALFENLASEECS; this is encoded by the coding sequence ATGACAGCTAGTTACCGAGAAACGAGAACGCTAAACGGGCTGTGGGAGTTCGTCACCGACCCGGCGTCCAACGGACGCGCCGCTGGCTGGGACGCTCCGGACGCGACCTGGCCCGATCGGCGCTGCACCGTCGACGTTCCCCACAGCTGGCAAGAGCACGACGAGTACCGCGAGTACACCGGGTCCGCGTGGTACCGCCGGTACACTGCCCTCCCGCGATCCGACGGCGACCGCACGATCCTCCGATTCGGCGCCGTCGACTACGAGGCGACGGTATGGGTAAACGGCGAGCGAGTCGGGGAGCACCGTGGCGGCTATCTGCCCTTCGAGCTGGATATCACGGAGGCGGTGACCGACGGTGAGGACGCGGTCGTCGTCGCGGTGACCGATCCCGAAGATATCAGCGAGCTCCCCCACGGCAAGCAGGGCGCGCCGTGGTACCAGCGCGTCAGCGGGATCTGGCAGGACGTGGCGGTGGCGACCGTCCCGACGCGGCGCGTCACCGACGTTCGCGCGACGCCGAATCTCGAGGACGACACGGTACGGATCGATCTCGAGGCGGCGCCCGAGGGCGCGGACGGCCTGACCGCCGCCGTGACGATCGAACGAGATGAAGCGGTAGTCGCGAAATCGGACGTCGACGTAGACGCGGGTTCGGGAACCGCAGTGCTGGCCATCGACGACCCCGAGTACTGGACGCCTGAGACGCCGGTGCTGTACGATATCGTCGTGGAATTGTCCCACGACGGCGCAGTTGTCGATCGGGACGAGGACTACTTCGGCATGCGGAGCGTCGAGTCCTGCGACGGTCGCCTGTACCTCAACGGCGACCCGCTCTCCGTGCGGGGGGCGCTCGACCAGGGGTATTACCCGGAGACGCTCTACCGACCGTTCGACAACGACGTGTTCGAAGCCGAGATCCGCACGGCGAAGGACCTCGGGTTCAACCTGCTTCGAAAGCACATCAAGCCGGCCCACCCCGACTTTCTGGAACTCGCGGACCGGCTCGGGATCCTCGTCTGGGAGGAGCCCGCGAATCCGACGGTTCACACCGATCGCTCGAGGCGGGAGGTCCGCGAGCAGATCAAGGGCATGATCGACCGGGATTACAACCGCCCCAGCGTGATCATCTGGAGTCTGTACAACGAGGAATGGGGGATCGGAAACCCCCAAGGACTCGACGACGAGACGTCGTTGTGGGTGGACGAAGCGAAACAGCGGTACCTCGCAGAGCTCTACGAATCGACCCGGAAACGAGATCCCACGCGGCTCATCTGCGACAACTCCGGTTGGGCCCACGTGGCGACCGACGTGAACGACTACCACCGGTACTTCGTCAGCCCGGACCGCGCGGCCGCGTGGGAAGACGACCTCGAGTCGATGGCGTCCGATCCGGCGGCCAACTACGGCGCGACGGAGACCGATCCGGCGGATGCGCCCCGAATCGTCTCCGAGTTCGGGACGTGGGGGATGTGCGATCTGCCCGCGATCGAGGAGTACTACGGCGGCGAACCGCCGTGGCTCGACTACGAGTTCTTCGACGACCCGATCAAGCGTCCCGCGGGAGCGTCCGACCGGTTCGAGGAGTCGGCCCTCTCGGACGCCTTCGAGGACTGGTCGGCGATGGCCGAGGCGTGGCAGCGCCGCGAGTTCCGTTCGATCAAGGACGTCATCGAACGGATGCGCACCCGCGAGGACGTCGCCGGATACGTGCTCACCGAGTTCTCCGACATCGAATGGGAGTTCAACGGGGTCCTGGACTACCGCCGCGAGGAGAAGGCGTTCCACGACGATTTCGCTCGGATAAACGACGCGGTCCTCGTCAGCGTCGAGCCGGACGCTCACGCCGTCTCGTCGGGCGGGAGGCTGACCGCCGACGTGGTCGTCAGCAACGACACCACCGACGCCGTCGAGGGTTCGCTCGAGTGGTCTGTCTTCGGAGCATCGGGCACGGTCGACGTGGCACTCGACGGGTTCGGCGTCGAACGCGTCGAAAACGCGATTACGGTCGACGTCCCGTCCGTCGACGGCGTCCACGAGGACGAACTGACGGTCTCGCTGCCGAGCGCGCCGACGAACGGGGAACCGATTACCGTCGTTCCTGACCCCGATTCCAGCGTCGACGGCGAGACGACGGTGTACACCGACGCCGAGGGACTCGCTGACGGTCTAGCCGAAACCGGCTTCGAGGTCGTCTCGAGCCTCGACGAGACCGTCGACGTGTCGCTGGTGGTCCGTCCCGATGCCGCCGTTCGAGCGTACGTCGAAAGCGGCGGTACCGCCGTACTCATCCCCGACGAGAGCGGCCATATGGCGGACGAGGAGTTCTTCGAGTACCGCAGTTTGCCGGAAGACGAGAGCTGGAACCTCGTGGCGTCGCTGTTCTACTGCGCCGACGAGACCCTCGCCGAGTACGTGGGTACCGTCCCCGGCTGGGAACTGGACGGGCTCTACCCCTACGACGTGGTCGCCGACGTCTCGGCGGGGGACGTGTCGATCGGCTACGTCGAAGGCTGGATCGCGAACCGATCGGCGGCGATCGCCGTTCGCGAGGTCGGTGACGGCCGCGTCGGCGCGTTCACGTTCCGGATCACGGACGCGTACGGAGCACAGCCCGTCGGGACGGCGGCCCTCGCCGCACTATTCGAGAACCTCGCGTCTGAGGAGTGCAGCTGA
- a CDS encoding M24 family metallopeptidase has product MTAVRDQKLTRLDEYMTERELSELWFLRPANFAWLTDGGNSTVDRAADVGVAALGYDGDAVRALTSNNEADRFREEELPSGVPVETFDWHESSLGEAVARASANGAGADVPTVPGLESIDASQLRLPFTDRDRQVLERAGRATADAVETVAREVSPDDTERAAAGRLRDELWDRGLESPVVLVGGAERSQRHRHFTPTDEPLGDYALLTVVAVGRGVNIAVTRTVDFDAPSWLRERHDDASRVAATAMAATRDAATADSDTAGDVFAAIERAYAAVGWKGEWQQHHQGGSIGFESREWIATPSNDAPVETPAPYAWNPTVQGAKTEDTVLISSTDIDVVTDTGSWPTAEYAAVDDDLRLELPTPLSR; this is encoded by the coding sequence ATGACGGCGGTACGCGACCAGAAACTGACGCGCCTAGACGAGTACATGACCGAGCGGGAACTGTCCGAACTCTGGTTCCTGCGGCCGGCGAACTTCGCGTGGCTGACCGACGGCGGGAACTCGACCGTCGATCGCGCGGCCGACGTCGGCGTGGCCGCGCTCGGCTACGACGGCGACGCGGTGCGAGCGCTCACATCGAACAACGAGGCTGATCGATTCCGCGAGGAGGAACTCCCGTCAGGGGTTCCCGTGGAGACGTTCGACTGGCACGAGTCCTCGCTCGGCGAGGCGGTGGCGCGTGCGAGCGCCAACGGAGCCGGCGCGGACGTCCCGACGGTACCGGGACTCGAGTCGATCGACGCCTCGCAGCTGCGGCTTCCCTTTACCGATCGCGACCGGCAGGTCCTCGAGCGGGCTGGCCGAGCCACCGCCGACGCGGTCGAAACGGTCGCCCGCGAGGTATCGCCGGACGACACCGAGCGCGCCGCGGCGGGACGCCTTCGCGACGAACTCTGGGACCGGGGCCTCGAGTCGCCCGTCGTCCTCGTCGGCGGCGCCGAGCGCTCGCAACGGCACCGCCACTTCACGCCGACGGACGAGCCGCTGGGCGACTACGCGCTGCTCACCGTCGTCGCGGTCGGACGCGGCGTCAACATTGCCGTCACCCGGACCGTCGACTTCGACGCGCCCTCGTGGCTGCGCGAGCGCCACGACGACGCGAGCCGCGTCGCGGCGACGGCGATGGCGGCGACGCGGGACGCGGCGACGGCCGACAGCGACACCGCCGGCGACGTCTTCGCCGCGATCGAGCGGGCGTACGCGGCCGTCGGCTGGAAGGGCGAGTGGCAGCAGCATCATCAGGGCGGGTCGATCGGGTTCGAGAGCCGGGAGTGGATCGCAACCCCGTCGAACGACGCGCCGGTCGAAACGCCCGCGCCGTACGCCTGGAACCCGACCGTCCAGGGGGCGAAGACCGAGGACACCGTCCTGATCTCGTCGACCGACATCGACGTGGTCACCGATACCGGCTCGTGGCCCACCGCGGAGTACGCGGCCGTCGACGACGATCTGCGCCTCGAGTTACCGACGCCCCTCTCCAGATAA